GAGTGGCATCACAGGTAATTAGTCGAATGCTCCTTGACAGGAAATGAGTCTTGTTTAAGAGTTGTTCTTTTTAATGCTGTGTCCATATTTTACTCTCACTCGTTACTTGAACAGTGAGAGTAAGATTGCCAGTTTGATCTGTCCATAGCTGTTAGTAAATGCAGCATTGACCCTTTCTCCCTAGAGAGCGGTGATCAAGCGAGCTAAACTGTGAATGAAGAGAGGGAGCAACATTAAGGAGAACACAGAAATTAATCAGGAATGAGACGTTTTAATAGTTGTTATATTCTTAAGCTGAAATAAGCATGACCACAGCTCAGCACAAGAAGATTTTCTTTGAATGCAAGTGGTGCACAGGCTCCATCCTGCTATCTGCTCTATagaggtgtgtgtatgagcCTCAGGACGTGAAACTGGATGcatgtaatatttataattgAAATCACTGAAGGATCAcagacagtttttaaatatattcataaatgacgcctgttgctgctgtcaaatAATAGTCAAAGTGGTACATTGGCTGTGGTACAGTAATGTATTGGTTTCCAATACTGGTGCTGTGGTTAATCTGGTTTATTGAGAAAGAATTCAAAGAATTGTTTCAtcaaacaaaccacaacagcCAAAAGGTAACAGGTAAAAAGCATTCGAATCTGCTACTTTACTATTAATACGTTGTATATACAGTGAATGAGATGCGGAAGGTGCAGAATAAACTAACTCAAGAGTCTGAATGTGTCTTAAATTCTTTTATACTAAAAACATTGTACTTATTGTAACAGACTGTTGAATTTTTCTCCAACTGATCACATCTCCTGGATGTAGAGAAACTAGATACAAAACCATATGATGCAGAGATAGCACAAGTTTCAAACTTAACCTGTGCAAAGCTTGTGGTTGAAAGTCAAGATAAGGTTGATGATCATCATATAAAGGAAACAGCTCTATAAAAAGGTTTACTTCACAATCCTAAAAAGACTAAATCATTGTCTTGTCGGCACCATGAAGGCTCTGCACAAACTTCTGCTCCTTCTTGTTCTGACATGTCACGGACAAAATGGTATGgtgcaaaaaacacaaatatgttctTCTTCAGCCATTTGATGGGAAAAATTACCTAATATTGTATTTTGCTTATTGCTTATTTCTGCAGGACATGCCAGTAAAATTATTCATGGGCAAAAAGTCCCAGAGAACTTGATGCTGTATATGGTCTCAGTGCAGAACGACCAAGGTCATGTTTGTGGAGGATTTCTCATCCGTGAGAACTTCGTGCTCACTGCAGCGCACTGTGACGACAGGTGAGTTTTTGGTTAATAAATAAGTACAAATAAAtgtcaattaattaaaataaacttatgatgtacaactttttaaaaatatttgtgttatttctgtgtTGAATTTATTAAGTAacttctacatttatttaaatactgaaaaaacGAGTCAAgtacttttgcttttttactTGTATATTGTAGTTGTTAGTATTACTCTGCTACAAAACTGCTTTGCATGAtagttttctatttttgttcacTACTAGGACATTTTCTTTGCTGTACTTTTTACCTGTGCATTTTATGTTTAGAGCACAAATgtaaagggattttttttattttaaaaagtttggtTTCTAGTGTGTGAGGATTTTCAAGTGGCTCTCTGAGTAGTTAAGTAAAAGTGCATGTTTACTGAAGTATGGacatgtgtgcacattttcCTGCACTGCTTCTTTGCACAATATTATAAAAGTACTAAAAACCTGTGATTCATTCCTCACTCAGTAACCCTACCAGTGTTGTTCTCGGCACCCACAATCTCAAAGGGGCAGAAAAAACTGCTATTAAAGAGAAGTACAAACCCGATGCTTATGAGAGTGTTGGAAAAGGTTATGACATCATGCTCCTCAAAGTAAGTAAATATTCTCTGGTGTAATGATTAGTTTTTctcatcaaacattttaaaacccaCTGACGATGAATTGAAAATATATACATGGCAGAGACgacgtaagctggaaaggggggggggggggggttcacaAATTTAGATAAATCTTGACTAGCCTGGAAAAACAGTTTAATGATATATAAAAAGCCctctgtaaagctagaaccacatattattcttcattaatagaagcaaataagaacaaccctgGGCttgttttcagcactgtagccaggctgacaaagagtcagaGCTCTGTCGAGCCTAGTATTCACTAAACTCTGAGTAGTAATGAGTTCATAaatttctttactaataaaattaaaactattagagaaaaataGATCAGATCCTTCTCATAAATAGATTTGCATGTaaaacagctctagattcattggtaatttccttctcttaaattcagacaagacataGGTTATTTTGTTGGAGAcatgatacagtatgtaattattgtcttaccctagatgacatacCATTGGCCTCACgtaatactgtgaggaaacTTCTACTTCATAGATAAAACAAGTAGAACTGCCATTTTTTAACTGGAGAATATTGATAAAATTAgaagcatcctgtctcaaagtgatgctgaaaaactagtccatgcatttgttacttccagactggactaatgtaattcactattaatagtttgtcccaataactccttaaaaagcctccagtgaATCCAAAAGAGAGTCCTGACTGGAATTAACAAGaaagtattaaatatttctCCTTAATTGTCTTCTCTCCATTgtctccctgtaaaatccagaatagagtttaaaacacttctcctcacttatgaagcacttaataatcaagctccatcatatctcaaagacctcatagCTCCATATTTTACAAGCGGAGACaatctttttacatttaaaaaggcaaCTAGGCTTAAAACATTCCTTTATTATAAATCTTATACGTaaagatggctcaggtgactcttctgttctctcctcacctctcctaTCCTCTCATATATATTCGTTCTGTAAAATgtcttaagatgacttctgctgtgatttggtgctatacaaatacaattgatgtgaaaattgaattgaatacaaGCCTAACCTAATGACGTGAGCTAAACATGTGCAACACATAGAtataaatgtctaaaaaaaataaaatactgttccAGAAATTGTTTGTAGTCCTGAAGTCTAATACATGGAAAGAAGTATGTTATGAAATTAGTCATTATCAATCttaaacttttaatttctgtgtgtctctagtTGTCTAGGAAGGCTCCACTGAACAACAGAGTCCAAACAATTCAACTTCCAAAATCTGGAATGaacattaaagaaaaccaacaatgtCTTGTAGCTGGATGGGGTATGACTAAAACTCTTGGTCACGTTGAGAATGATCTGAGAATGGTGGATGTGTCGGTCATTGACCTGGACGTCTGTAAATACAAATGGCCTGGTCTTCCTGCTAATGTCATCTGTGCTGGTGGATATGGTACAAACAAAGGATTCTGTCAGGTGGGTTTATACTTATTGTCTATTCAGAGAAGTGATATaagactttttaataaaaataaccaataaaaaatgatgtttctgtctcacaggGGGATTCTGGTGGTCCTCTGGTGTGCAATGGGAGAGCTGTTGGTGTTGTGTCTTTCAACAACTACATGAAGTGCGATTACCCAGATGTCCCAAACGTCTACACCGACGTATCAAGATACCTTCACTGGATCAACAGCATCATCAAACATACAACGGGCTAAAAGTAGAAATCTTAAGCTATGTTCTGCTTCAGCATGCATTTATTATAGGGTAGCTGTACTGTAGTGTCTCAGTTTACTCTTCTagtgtgattaaaaaataaaaataaaaatatttcaagcaccactttgaatttctttcttcAATAACCACAACAGAGgatccaaaatgtttttaagtgtgATGTATATAAGCAACaacaatataacattttataatattattaatatctaTCTTtgccaaacagaaaacattctgTCTGATTAATCAAGGACAGACGTGGAAACTTGAGGAGGTGAAGttcctcacagacaccaggtctgatgactatGCAGGTGAAGTAAcgtaataaataataatcaaggGGATgaccaacctgtgttaacattcattGTAAAATTATCTCTgtcctgacacacaaacatacagtagtccacaacacttttTCTGTTCCCcctgcagacacatctgaccaataagtgGAGAGAATGTTCCCATTTGagttcacttggatttttctcagtgtgaaaagaaactgaaccaaGAGGAATCCGCTCCAAGTTAAAAAACTCATCCactgattcagaccaaagcaaacgcACTAAGGTGTGAAAGAAAACTAAGTCATGCTGCTTTACACTGAGACTTCCAGAGGACCTCTCTTGATGCACTTAGCTCCTCTCCTTATTTATATGCCAACACTACATGTCATAAACTTGCGTGTTGGGTCTCTTTCTTTCAGtagttgtgcttcttcttcttctctctatGTAGATTTCCAATCTGTAATTACTACCAACCTCACCAGTATTTTGTCtgttgctcttcttttctctctctgttcttgaTATATGATATAGGAAACTTTGATTTTGTGGTTTCTTTAGTTTGCTGCAGAATTCAAAGAAATGGTTTGATGGGATGTGTCCAGTTCTTCTACAAAGACAAATCTGAAATCTAGGTTCTTCACTATTTTTATGTGAGTAATAAAACTACAAGctaacagagacagaaggtCAGAGAAGAtccaaaaagatgaaaaataaaaacaatataaaaatagaaactgaaatgcaaaatttaattaaagaagaagacaagagtCATGTAACAGACTGTGTAAAAGTCATCAGCTACTTTTACATCAGATAATTTCAAGTGTGTGGCAGGCTGCTGAGACAGCaaaccacacacagagatacaacATTCACTTTGCATACATGAAAGTAAACGCAACTGACTACATGTACGGTTTTATATTGTGTTGAGTCTGTTCCACTACCATCCactacagtgaagaagaagactgTAAACTAGTAAACAGACGTGAATGATGCTGAGTTTATGGTTTCATGAGGAAGACGGACAGAACTCTTGAGGCACaagaagaacatgcaaactttaTAGGAAAATTCCTGAAATAAGCCTCTTAGCACCACCATGCTGTCTGACTGCCTAATTTAAGAATTCAGGTGAACTATCGCACAAGAACAAAGTCATGATCACAAGAGACTTTCACGTTCTGCAGTTTAATGAGaagcaaaaatgtaaaaggatgACCCTCTGTTAAATGGaagactccacacagaaaggcacccatAGTGATCTGATTCAAACCCAGCTCCTTCTAATTTTGAGGCAATAGAGCTAACTACTACAGTACCGTCTGCATCAAGAAATAACAAACCTGCAACGTATTAAATTACCACAAACTAACAGCTACACGATAAGGTCTTACTTTTTATATCTAAAGTGTCAGCACATCAACAGttcctgagggaaatatttgGCTCTGAAGCTGATAAATGCTTCGACATATTGCATATGTTGCAAATTTGTGGTTGAAGGTGAAGATGAAGTTGTTGATAATCACACTTTGCATTAAAGCAAACACCTCTATAAAAAGGTCTTTTTCCCCATCACAAGAAGACACATTAACTGACTTGTCGCCACCATGAAGGCTCTGCACAAACTTCTGCTCCTTCTTGTTCTGACATGTCACGGACAAAATGGTatgatgcaaaaaaacagatttgttcTTCTTAAGTCATTT
This genomic window from Anabas testudineus chromosome 4, fAnaTes1.2, whole genome shotgun sequence contains:
- the LOC113152549 gene encoding duodenase-1-like codes for the protein MKALHKLLLLLVLTCHGQNGHASKIIHGQKVPENLMLYMVSVQNDQGHVCGGFLIRENFVLTAAHCDDSNPTSVVLGTHNLKGAEKTAIKEKYKPDAYESVGKGYDIMLLKLSRKAPLNNRVQTIQLPKSGMNIKENQQCLVAGWGMTKTLGHVENDLRMVDVSVIDLDVCKYKWPGLPANVICAGGYGTNKGFCQGDSGGPLVCNGRAVGVVSFNNYMKCDYPDVPNVYTDVSRYLHWINSIIKHTTG